The region ATACAGAAAGAACTGTAGGCAATGAAATTCAGGAGATCGAAGCGGATATAAACTGGCTGCTCAGTAAGCAAAATAAAACGCCAATTAAAGGTAAACTTGAGGGTCAATACAAAGGTTTTAAGTTTGATTTATCAGGTCATCCGCAATTGCAAGATATCCGCTACATTTCTCAATTTACCTTTACAGAATTAAATATCCGCGGCTGTGACGTGAAAGAAATGGCTTTAGTTAAAGCTTTCCCTAAACACCCCGATATGGATGCTTTTCAACGAGTGGAGACTTTACTGCTGGATGAAGAGCAGGCAATACACAAATACGCCTTTGTTAATACCAAACTGCTTCGTAAATAAGTTTAATGCACCTGCGGCAACAAGTTGCTTAAGGTATCGCTTCGCTCAAGGTGGCGCACTTCGTGCTTAAGGTATCGCTTCGCTCAAGGTGGCGCACTTCGTGCTTAAGGTATCGCTTCGCTCAAGGTGGCGCACTTCGTGCTTAAGGTATCGCTTCGCTTAGGTATCGCTTCGCTCAAGGTGGCGCACTTCGTGCTTAAGGTATCGCTTCGCTCAAGGTGGCGCACTTCGTGCTTAAGGTATCGCTTCGCTCAAGGTGGCGCTTCGCTTAGGTATCGCTTCGCTCAAGGTGGCGCACTTCGTGCTTAAGGTATCGCTTCGCTCAAGGTTTTTGAATCATGTAAAAACTAATGGGCTTGTGATAATAGCTGGGAGCGCCGATTTTTAATCGGCTCAAAACGCAGGACTAGGGGCAATACCTGGGAGCGCCCCATTTCAATGCGGTATTAACTAGTGCCTGACCGAAATGAACCTAAGTCTTTTAAGTATAATAATTTATAAGGAAAATAAGTTGTGAGTTTTTCTAGAAAACAGTATTAAAGTACCCTATAAAACTTTTGTTTAAATGTATAGTACTTCATCATAAACTACTATTTATCCAATAGGATACAGATAAAATAAAAGAATCCAAGGTGTCATATAGCATGCGTAATTTTACAAGTACACAAGCAGAATTAGGAGAAAACCCACTTCTCGGAGTCACGCCAATTGAACAAGTGAGACTCGACACATACTGCCGTGATGAAATAACCAAAACTCTTCGTGGTTTACAAGAAATTTATCGAAACAAAGTTTTACTCAAAGAAATCCAAGATGTTTTGTCTGAATTAGTTCCTAAAGGAACATCCTGGAATGATGGACGTAAAGGAATGGATCTCTGGGTTATTTTTGTTTTAGGCACTTTGCGTTTGAGCTGTAATTGGGATTATGACAAGCTCAAAAGTTGCTATGATTATCATCACAAAATTCGGGAGATCTGTGGAGTTGATCTTTTTTGTGATGTCGACATAGTTACAGGACGCCAAACAATACACGATAACGTTAGCCTTTTTACAAAAGAAATTGCCAATAAAATTAGTAAGCTCGTAGTTGCTTTCAGCCATGAATTACTTTTCCCAGAAGAACGAGAATTACATAGTCGTTGCGATTCTTTTGTTTTTGAAACGAATGTTCATTTCCCCACTGATTTGAATCTATTAAAAGATTCTGTACGCAAAGTATTGAGCATCGGAGGCAAATTGGCTTCATCTTTGAAAATCACTGGCTGGCGTGAAGTAAAAAGCCAGCAAAAGAAATTCCATAGCCTTTATAATAAACTGAGCAAGATGCGTCACTCTAACTCGAAGAAAGAAGAGCGAAAGGAAAAACGTCGCTTAGAAATAGAGGAGATAATTAAGGATTACCTTAGTGTGGCTCGAGCTCATTTACTCAAAGCAAGAACTCTCCAGAATTCTTTAGATGAAGAGTGTCCCAAGCTTCAGTTAAACATGGATTACACGGACTTATTCATTAAGCAAATAAGTCGTAGAGTTCTTAATGGAGAGACTATTTCACCCGATGAAAAGGTGTATTCGATTTTTGAACCTCACACAGAATGGATATGCAAAGGAAAAGCTGGGATTCGTCAGGAACTTGGCGTGAAGGTATGTGTAGTTGAAGATCAGTTTGGCTTTATTCTCGACCATAGGATCATGAAGGGCGAGCAGGATAAAGACGTGGCGGTTGAAATGGTTCGTAAAAGTAAGGAGCTGTACCCTGGGCTGACATCGATGAGTTTTGATAAGGGTTTTTATTCAAAGGTAGATAAGGATGGTCAAAATAATCACTCCCGCATTGAAGCATTAGAGGTAAGAGCTCACCTCCCTGTAAAAGGTCGCCGAAATAAAGCTGCTCAAGAGCGTGAACGTAAGGAGGCCTTTGTCGTCGCTCGCAAACAACACCCCGCAGTTGAATCAGCTATTAACGCTCTTGAAAGTCATGGTTTTGACCGATGCCCTGATAAGGGTACTCCTAATTTCGAACGTTATGCCGCTATGGCGATAAGTGCCAGTAATATCCATCATCTTGGTGCTATCATCATGGCCAGAGAAATCAAAGTCCTACGTAGAAAAAGAAAAAGCGCTTAAAGCTCTTCATAATAATAAAAACGCCATTCACGGCGTACTTTCTCCTGCCTTGACTTAGTGAATAAATAGAAAAAAAGCCTTTGTTCTGACGCCTAGGCCTTAAAAAAATGATAATACTATGACTGCACGACACGTATAACCATATTTTGAATTTTTATATTAACTTAAAATCATCAACAAACTCATAAACACTGGGTTTTCGGTCACGCACTAACTACATAAAAAAATATTAATCCACAGATCATGATACTCTCAAAAAAACATCTGTGTTAATCCGTGTTGATCCGTGGTTAAATTCACCTCGATAAAACAGCTTTGCGAAGTCCGCAATAGGGTGCCGATTAACAATCGGCGCTCGTGCGCCTGAGAGCGCACACAATCAGTGAGGTGAAAGTCCTCATCAACAAAGGCTGATTATGTTGTAGTCGAA is a window of Lentisphaera araneosa HTCC2155 DNA encoding:
- a CDS encoding ISNCY-like element ISLar7 family transposase is translated as MRNFTSTQAELGENPLLGVTPIEQVRLDTYCRDEITKTLRGLQEIYRNKVLLKEIQDVLSELVPKGTSWNDGRKGMDLWVIFVLGTLRLSCNWDYDKLKSCYDYHHKIREICGVDLFCDVDIVTGRQTIHDNVSLFTKEIANKISKLVVAFSHELLFPEERELHSRCDSFVFETNVHFPTDLNLLKDSVRKVLSIGGKLASSLKITGWREVKSQQKKFHSLYNKLSKMRHSNSKKEERKEKRRLEIEEIIKDYLSVARAHLLKARTLQNSLDEECPKLQLNMDYTDLFIKQISRRVLNGETISPDEKVYSIFEPHTEWICKGKAGIRQELGVKVCVVEDQFGFILDHRIMKGEQDKDVAVEMVRKSKELYPGLTSMSFDKGFYSKVDKDGQNNHSRIEALEVRAHLPVKGRRNKAAQERERKEAFVVARKQHPAVESAINALESHGFDRCPDKGTPNFERYAAMAISASNIHHLGAIIMAREIKVLRRKRKSA